A window of the Lolium perenne isolate Kyuss_39 chromosome 7, Kyuss_2.0, whole genome shotgun sequence genome harbors these coding sequences:
- the LOC127315431 gene encoding mitogen-activated protein kinase kinase kinase 18-like, translated as MASPVLPNGESRRDGRLGALWTAHNQPPQPFQSIAALSASLVVAVYKHGRSQEARGVVVSRVLIPAPNSNCVHHCKTRSRAHATDRQPILAAATMAARMGVVEWTRGPTIGRGSSATVSLAVDRLTGELLAVKSVGADRAAELRREQSILRSLSSPYVVRCLGSEVSASDDGSGGYDMLMEYAPGGSLADEIRRHSGRCDETLIRSRARDILLGLAHAHSAGVAHCDVKGRNVLIGADGRAMIADFGCARRVGSGIAGERAMGGGGTPAFMAPEAARGETQGPAVDIWALGCTIIEMATGAAPWQRFASTVATLHHVAFSGEAPELPRWLSEEGKDFLGRCLLQDAGKRWTAEQLLKHEFVAAAAASSYSFVPVIAEKELFVSPKSVLDQALWEEDDDDTTANTATVCPIDRVRALAAGAPDWTWDASWITVHSSGPTVHDDDEPAMSPEADTDGDSPVGGSSSAGRVADAGASNSQASSHADGDRHDDTSSCKCNGERSDDGDHVISSECTAILPITSNGFFSDMLLFVPAGCASLPFPLLLFVLHDENLQISTSEIY; from the exons ATGGCCAGTCCCGTTTTGCCAAATGGCGAATCTCGTCGCGACGGCCGCCTCGGAGCACTTTGGACAGCCCACAATCAACCACCCCAGCCCTTCCAAAGCATCGCCGCTCTATCTGCTAGCCTTGTTGTTGCAGTATATAAACATGGCCGATCACAGGAAGCGCGAGGTGTGGTGGTGAGTAGAGTACTCATCCCTGCCCCCAATTCCAATTGCGTCCACCACTGCAAAACAAGAAGCAGAGCGCACGCCACCGATCGCCAACCCATTCTTGCGGCGGCGACCATGGCTGCAAGAATGGGCGTCGTGGAGTGGACGCGGGGACCGACGATCGGCAGGGGCTCCTCCGCCACCGTGTCGCTCGCCGTCGATCGCCTGACCGGCGAATTGCTCGCTGTGAAGTCCGTGGGCGCCGACCGGGCCGCCGAGCTCCGCCGGGAGCAGAGCATCCTCCGCAGCCTCAGCTCTCCCTACGTGGTTCGCTGCCTTGGCTCGGAAGTGTCCGCGTCCGACGACGGCAGCGGCGGGTACGATATGCTCATGGAGTACGCGCCCGGCGGGTCGCTTGCCGACGAGATCAGGCGGCACAGCGGGCGGTGCGACGAGACCCTGATCCGGTCCCGCGCGCGCGACATCCTGCTGGGGCTGGCGCACGCGCACTCCGCCGGGGTCGCGCACTGCGACGTCAAGGGCCGGAACGTGCTCATCGGCGCCGACGGCCGCGCCATGATCGCCGACTTCGGGTGCGCGCGGCGGGTGGGCAGCGGCATTGCGGGTGAGCGTGCGATGGGCGGCGGTGGCACGCCGGCGTTCATGGCGCCGGAGGCTGCGCGGGGCGAGACGCAAGGCCCGGCTGTGGACATCTGGGCGCTGGGATGCACGATCATCGAGATGGCCACCGGCGCCGCGCCGTGGCAGCGGTTCGCCAGCACCGTGGCGACGCTGCACCACGTCGCGTTCTCGGGCGAGGCGCCggagctcccgcggtggctgtcgGAGGAAGGCAAAGACTTCTTGGGCAGGTGTTTGCTCCAGGACGCCGGAAAGCGGTGGACGGCAGAGCAGCTGCTCAAGCACGagttcgtcgccgccgccgccgcctcgtcgTACAGTTTCGTGCCGGTGATCGCCGAGAAGGAGTTGTTCGTGTCCCCCAAGAGCGTCCTGGACCAGGCATTgtgggaggaggacgacgacgacacgACGGCGAACACAGCTACCGTCTGCCCCATCGACAGAGTCCGCGCCCTGGCCGCCGGCGCGCCGGACTGGACCTGGGACGCGAGCTGGATAACGGTACATTCCTCCGGCCCCACCGTCCACGACGACGACGAGCCCGCAATGTCGCCGGAGGCGGATACCGACGGCGATTCTCCCGTCGGCGGCAGCAGCTCCGCCGGGCGTGTGGCTGACGCTGGGGCCTCGAACAGCCAGGCCTCATCACATGCCGACGGCGATCGTCACGATGACACGAGCAGCTGTAAATGTAATGGGGAGCGGAGTGATGATGGTGATCACGTGATTAGCAGCGAATGTACAGCCATTCTTCCAATCACAAGCAATGGATTCTTTTCGGATATGTTATTGTTTGTCCCGGCTGGCTGCGCAAGTTTACCTTTTCCCCTGCT GCTGTTCGTGCTGCACGATGAAAATTTGCAGATAAGCACAAGCGAGATATACTGA